One Tolypothrix bouteillei VB521301 DNA window includes the following coding sequences:
- a CDS encoding URC4/urg3 family protein encodes MERKTAEALRSQRKDERELVAYLRSPTAIRERCGQLYKLAVEGHSRYFNCDLSQLERVADYTIGVMREEYPDFKIPFHSRWRHFEAGGVPRLSILDERLTNLTPLEKAIAKFDLAIVSVLLDAGAGESWYYDEPETQLRFKRSEGLAVASFQMFCAGTFASERHTAPLQVNAERLQALTEGELAQGFAVSAENPLVGMTGRLKLLQKLGRSLVSSPDLFGEQDPRPGNLVRYLMTKTFNNHLDAATVLGAVLEGLSDIWSGRVEVAGINLGDVWFHPDVTDDGLVPFHKLSQWLTYSLLEPLEELGLKITGLDALTGLAEYRNGGLCLDLGLINIKNQDILLKANPVSSEAIVEWRALTVILLDSIAATIRQKLNVNAEELPLVKVLQGGTWTAGRRIAAELRNGATPPIQIESDGTVF; translated from the coding sequence ATGGAGAGAAAAACCGCAGAGGCGCTGAGGTCACAGAGGAAAGACGAGAGAGAGTTGGTTGCTTATTTGCGATCGCCTACTGCTATTCGAGAACGTTGCGGACAGTTATACAAACTGGCGGTTGAAGGTCATTCGCGTTATTTCAATTGCGATTTGTCTCAATTGGAACGGGTAGCTGATTATACGATTGGGGTGATGCGAGAGGAATATCCGGATTTTAAAATTCCTTTTCACAGCCGTTGGCGACATTTTGAAGCTGGTGGCGTACCTCGTTTGTCAATTTTGGATGAGAGATTGACAAATCTGACGCCTTTAGAAAAGGCGATTGCCAAATTTGATTTGGCGATCGTCAGTGTTTTACTGGATGCAGGAGCCGGAGAAAGTTGGTATTATGACGAACCGGAAACTCAACTGCGTTTTAAGCGTTCTGAAGGGTTAGCAGTTGCTAGTTTTCAAATGTTTTGTGCGGGAACTTTTGCAAGCGAACGTCACACAGCACCTTTGCAAGTGAATGCCGAACGCTTGCAGGCGTTAACTGAAGGGGAATTAGCACAAGGGTTTGCTGTGAGTGCAGAAAATCCCCTTGTGGGAATGACTGGACGTTTGAAGTTATTGCAAAAATTAGGTCGTTCCCTAGTCTCTTCACCTGACCTCTTTGGAGAACAAGATCCTCGTCCGGGTAATCTGGTACGATATTTAATGACAAAAACTTTTAACAATCATTTAGATGCGGCAACAGTATTGGGTGCAGTTCTGGAAGGATTGAGTGATATCTGGTCTGGACGAGTAGAAGTTGCTGGTATTAATTTGGGGGATGTCTGGTTTCACCCGGACGTCACTGATGATGGTTTAGTGCCATTTCACAAACTGTCCCAATGGTTAACCTATTCCTTGTTAGAACCTTTAGAGGAACTCGGTTTAAAAATAACTGGTTTGGATGCTCTCACGGGATTGGCAGAATACCGCAATGGAGGTTTATGCCTTGACTTGGGGCTGATAAACATTAAAAACCAAGATATTTTGCTAAAAGCCAACCCGGTTTCTTCAGAAGCGATTGTAGAATGGCGTGCGCTGACTGTGATACTTTTAGATTCCATTGCTGCCACAATTCGCCAAAAGTTGAACGTGAATGCTGAAGAATTGCCACTGGTGAAAGTTTTGCAAGGTGGAACTTGGACAGCAGGACGAAGAATTGCTGCCGAACTCCGCAATGGCGCGACTCCTCCCATCCAAATAGAAAGCGATGGCACGGTATTTTAA